The Lysobacter enzymogenes DNA segment CCAGCGCCAGCCACGGCCAACGGCGCAACGCGGCGGCCAGCGAACGCGCATAGCCGCGGCGCAGGCGCTGGAAGGCCGCGTCGGTGCGGCCCCGCGGCCCCGCGTCCGCGGGTCGGCCGCCGGATAGGCGCGCGCACAGGCTCGGGGTCAGGCTCAGCGATACCGCCACCGACACCGCCATCGCCGCGACCAGGGTGATCGAGAACTCGCGGAACAACAGCCGGGCGAAGTCGTCGACGAACATGATCGAGACGAACACCGCCGCCAGCGCCAGGTTCATCGACAGCAGGGTCGAGCCGACCTCGCCTGCGCCGCGCAGCGCCGCCTGCACCGGCGACAGGCCGGCCTCGCGGTGGCGGGCGATGTTCTCCAGCACCACGATGGCGTCGTCCACCACCAGCACGCTGGCCACGATCAAGGCCATCAACGACAAGGTGTTGAGCGAGAACCCGCACAGCCAGATCACCGCCAGCGCGCCGAACAGCGCGACCGGGATCGACAGCGTCGGCAGCAGCGCCGCGCGCACGTCGCCGAGGAACGCGAACACCACCAGCGCGACCAGGGCGATGGCCAGGATCAAAGTCGTTCGCGCCTCGGCCAGGGTCGCGCGGATGCTCGGCGAACGCTCGGCGGTGACCGTCATGCTGACGTCCGGCGGCAGCAGCGCCTGCAGCGCCGGCAGCCGCGCGCGCACCGCGTCGATGGTCTCGACGATGTTGGCGTCGGGCTGGCGGGTGATCACCATCAGCACCGCGTCGCGGTCGTTGTGGAAGCCGGCGGCGTAACGGTTCTCCACGCCTTCGCCGACGCTCGCCACGTCGCCCAGCCGCACCGGCCGGCCGTCGCGCCAGGCCACGATCAGCGGCGCGAATTCCTGCGCGCGCGAGAGCTGCTGGGGCGCTTCGATCTGCCAGCGCCGGTGCGCGTCGCCTACTTCGCCCAGCGGCCGCAGCGTATGCGCCCTGCGGATCGCTGCGGCGACCTCGTCCAGGGCGATGCCGTGATGATTGAGCGCGTTCGGGTCCAGCGCCACCCGTACCGCCGGCAGCGAACCGCCGCCGAGTTCGACCTTGGCCACGCCGGGAATCTGGGCGACGCGCGCGCTCAGCAGGCTCGCCGCCATGTCGTAGAGCTGGCCCGGCGTATGCCGCGGCGAACTCAGCGCGAGCGCCATGATCGGCGCCTGCGACGGCGTGGATTTGCCGAACTGCGGCATCTCCGGCATCCCGGCCGGCAGTTGCGAGCGCGCGGCGTTGATCGCCGCCTGCACCTCACGCGCGGCCGCCTCGATGTCGCGTCCCAGGGCGAAGGTCAGTTCGATCTCGGTGGCGCCCTGCGAACTGCTCGACTCGATCTCGACGATGCCCGGAATGCTGCCGAGCGCGCGCTCCAGCGGCGTGGCGATGGTCGCGGCCATCGATTCGGGGCTGGCGCCGGGCAACTCGGCCCAGACCTGGATGCTGGGATAGTCGACTTGCGGCAACGGCGCCACCGGCAGTCGCGCGTACGCCAGCAGTCCGGCCAGCACCACCGCGACCGCCAACAGCACGGTCGCGACCGGGCGGCGGATGAACACGCCGGCCACGTTCATGCCGTGGCCGGACCGGGCGCGTCGGCCTCGGTCGCCGACGCGGCGGAACGGCGGCGCGCGATGCGGTCGAAGAACAGATAGATCGCCGGCGTGGTGAACACCGTCAGCAACTGGCTCAGCAACAGGCCGCCGACCATCACCCAGCCCAGCGGCTGGCGCAACTCGGCGCCCGAGCCGCTGGCGAACATCAGCGGCACCGCGCCGAACAACGCCGCCAGCGTGGTCATCAGGATCGGCCGGAAACGCAGCAGCGCGGCCTGCCGGATCGCCTCGCGCGGACTCATGCCCTGGCCGCGCTCGGCCTCCAGGGCGAAGTCGATCATCATGATCGCGTTCTTCTTGACCAGGCCGATCAACAGCACGATGCCGATGATCGCGATCAGGTCGAGGCTGCGCCCGCTCAGCCACAGCGCCAGCAAGGCGCCGACCGTGGCCGAGGGCAAGGTCGACAGGATCGTGATCGGATGGATGTAGCTCTCGTACAGCACCCCCAGCACGATGTACATCACCAGCACCGCGGCCAGCACCAGCCACAGCGTGCTCGACAGCGAATCGCGGAACGCGCCGGCCGCGCCCTGGAACTGCAGCTGCACCGAGGCCGGTGCGTCCAGTTCCGCCCAGGCGCGCTCGATCGCCGCGACCGCGCGATCCAGCGACGCGCCCGGGGCCAGGTCGAAGGACACCACGGTCGCCGGGAACTGGCCGATCTGCTGGATCAGCAGCGCCGCCGGGCGTTGCTCGACCCGCGCGATCGCCGACAGCGGCACCGGCTCGCCGTCGGCGCCGGCGACGTGGATGCGGCCGATGTCCTGCGGCCCGCGCTGGAACTGCGGCCGCGCTTCCAGCACCACGCGGTACTGGTTGGCCTGGGTGAACATGGTCGAAACCTGGCGCTGGCCGAACGCGTCGTAAAGCGCGTCGGCGACGTCGGCCACGCTGACGCCCAGCCGCGCGGCGGCGGCGCGGTCGATCTCCACGTACGCCTGCAGACCGTCACGCTGCAGTTCGCTGGTCGCTCCGGCCAGGGCCGGTTCGCGCTGCAGGCGCTGCAGCAGGCGCTCGGTCCAGTCGCCCAGCGCCTGTTCGCTCGGCGCGGTGAGGCTGAGCTGATACTGGGTGCGGCCGATGCGGTCGTCCAGGCTCAGCTCCTGCGCCGGCTGCAGGTACAGCTCGATGCCGGCGACCCGCGCCGCGCGTTGCTTCAAGCGCTGCAGGATCTCGCCGGCGGCGGCCTCGCGCTGGCCGTGCGGCTTGAGATAGATCAGCATCCGCCCGCTGTTGAGCGTGGCGTTCTGTCCGTCGACGCCGATGAACGAAGACAGCCCGGCCACGTCGGGATCGTCGAGCAGCGTCGCGGCGACCGCCTGCTGGCGCTGCGCCATCGCTGCGAACGACACCGATTGCGGCGCCTGGGTCACGCCCTGGATCAGGCCGGTGTCCTGGATCGGGAAGAAGCCCTTGGGCACCGCGAGGTACAGGGCCGCGGTCAACAGCAAGGTCGCCAGGGTCGCCAGCAGGGTCCAGCCCTGGTGGCGCAGCACCCAGTCCAGGCCGCGGTCGTAATGGGCGATCATGCGGTCGAACGGATCGGGCTTGCGGTGGCGCGCCTGATCCCGTCCGTTCGGATCTTGCCCGTCCTGTTCGCGCCGGCCCGGATGGCCGTGGCGCAGGAACAGCGCGCACATCATCGGCGTGAGGGTCAGCGACACCACCAGCGAGATCGCGATTGCCACCGCCAGGGTGATCGCGAACTCGTGGAACAGCTTGCCGACCACATCGCCCATGAACAGCAGCGGGATCAGCACCGCGATCAGCGAGAACGTCAGCGAGATCAGGGTGAAGCCGATCTGGCGCGCGCCCTTGAGCGCCGCGTCGAGCGGTTTCTCGCCGCGCTCCAGGTGGCGGGCGATGTTCTCCAGCATCACGATCGCGTCGTCGACCACGAAGCCGGTGGCGATGGTCAGCGCCATCAGGCTGAGGTTGTTGAGCGAGAAACCGGACAGGTACATCACCCCGAAGCTGCCCACCAGCGACAGCGGCACCGCCACGCTGGGGATCAGCGTGGCCGGCACGTTGCGCAGGAACAGCAGGGTCACCATCACCACCAGCGCGATCGCCAGCGCCAGTTCCTTCTGCACGCCGCGGATCGAGGCGCGGATCGATTCGGTGCGGTCGCCTAGCACGCTGACTTCGGCCCCGGCCGGCAGGCTGGCCGACAACTGCGGCAGCAACGCGCGCACCCGGTCGACCACGTCGATCACGTTGGCGCCGGGCTGGCGCTGGATGTTGACCAGGATCGCCGGCCGCCGACCCGACCACGCCGCCAGCATGCGGTTCTCGGCGCCGTCCTCGACGCTGGCGACATCGCCCAGGCGCAACGGCGCGCCGTCGCGCCAGCGCAGCACCAAGTCGCGGTATTCCTGCGGCGAGCGCAACTGGTCGTTGGCGTCGAGCATGATCGCGCGGGTCGGACCGTCGAAGCTGCCCTTGGGCGCGTTGATGTTGGCCGCGCCGATGGCCTTGCGCACCTCGGCCACGCTCAAACCGTTCGCGGCCAGCGCCACCGGATTGACCTGCACCCGCACCGCCGGGCGTTGTCCGCCGGCGAGCGCGACCATGCCCACGCCCGGCAATTGGGCGATGCGCTGGGCCACGCGGGTGTCGATCAGATCGTAGAGTTCGGGCAAGGACAGCGTGTCCGAGCTCACCGCCAAGGTCAGCACCGGCGCGTCGGCGGGATTGACCTTGCGGTACACCGGCGGCATCGGCAGGTCGTCGGGCAGCAGGCCGCTGGCGGCGTTGATCGCCGCCTGCACTTCCTGTTCGGCCACGCCGAGATCGACCTCGAGCGAGAACTGCAAGGTGATCACCGATGCGCCGGACGAACTGGACGACGACATCTGCGCGAGGCCCGGGATCTGGCCGAGCCGGCGCTCCAGCGGCGCGGTCACCGCCGCCGCCATCACCGTCGGGCTGGCGCCGGGATAGAAGGTCGACACCTGCACGATCGGGTAATCCACCTGCGGCAGCGCGGCCGCGGGCAGCAGGCGATAGGCCAGCAGCCCCGACAGCAGCAGCGCGATCATCGCCAGGGTGGTGGCGATCGGCCGCAGGATGAAAATGCGCGACAGATTCATCGGCTGCCGGCGGCTGGCGCGGCGGCGGCCGGACCGCCGGCGGCCGCGTCGGCGATCACTTCGACCGCGCTGCCCTCGCGCAAGCGGTCCAGGCCTTCCAGCACCACCCGCTCGTCCGGCTTGAGCCCTTCGTGCACGGCGATGCGCCCGTCCTGGGCCGCGCCGAGTTTGAGCGGCCGGATCGCGACCTTGCTGTCGGCGCCGATCACGAACACGTAGTTGCCCTTGGCGCCGAACTGCACCGCGGCGTCGGGAATCACCACCGCGTCGCTGCGCTGGGTGCTCAGGCGCACGTTGACGAACTGCTGCGGAAACAGCGCGGCATCGGCGTTTTCGAACACGGCGCGGATGCGCAACGTGCCGGTGGCGCTGTCGATGCGGTTGTCGATGCTGGCCACGCGGCCGCTGGCCAGGCGGGTGCGTTCCTCGCGGTCCCACGCCTCCACCGGCAGGTCCGGCTGGCGGCGCACCGCCTCCAGCAAGGCCGGCAGTTCGTTTTCGGCGACGGTGAACATCACGCTGATCGGCGAGGTCTGGGCGATGCTGGCGATGGCCTCGCCGGCGGTATTGCCGGCGCCGACCAGATTGCCTTGGTCGATGCCGCGCAGGCCCACGCGCCCGGACACCGGCGCCACGATCCGGGTATGTCCCAGGCGCACTCGCGCTTCGTCGACCGCGGCTTGATCGCTGCGGCGACGGCCTTCGAGCTGGCGCACCTGCGCTTCGCGATTGCTGACGTCCTGGGCCGAGACGTAGTGGCCGGACTTGAGTTCGCGATAACGCGCCAGTTCGCGCCGAGCGTTGTCCAGCGTCGCCAGATTCTCCTGCTGCTGTCCTTCGGCCTTGGCCAGTTGCACTTGATAGGTGCTCGGATCGATGCGCGCGAGCAACTGCCCCGCCCTGACCTGTTGGCCTTCCTGGAACGCGACTTCGACCAGTTCGCCCTCGACCCGGCTGCGCAGGGTCACGTAGCTCAGCGGCGTGACCGTGCCGAGGGCCTTGAGGGTGACGGCGAAACTCTCGCGCTTGGCCGCCGCCGCGCGCACCGGCACGGCGGCCTGTTCCGCGGCGGCGGCGGCCGGCGCCGACGGCCAGAATCGCCACGCCAGCATCGCGGCGAGCGCCGCGCAGACCGCGGCAGCGATGAAAAGACGGGATTTCGGCGACGACGGCGGAGCGATAGGCATGGGCGTTCGGAGCGGATCGATAGGCGAAAGGAAGGACGCCGCGGCCGCGAGGCCGACGACGGCCATGCGGCGGCGGCGCAAGCGCGCGGCCGGCAAAGGACGGATCGGGACGGCGGTGGCGGCTACGAATCCCCGGCTGCCGCAAATGAGAACGAGTCTCGTTATCTCTCAGTATGGCACGCCGCCGCGGCCTGCGCTGTTTGCGTTTGTACCGGGCGCCCGATACGGCAAAGCGGTGCGCGTCGCGCGGGCGATCCGCAGCTTTGTCGGCGCGCTGGGCGCTCGGCCGGTTTTCGTTTCGCCTGATGGCGCATGCGGCGTGTCGGCGTGGGATTGCCCCGCGACGCGCGGCGCGATGTCCAAGCCGACTACCGACTTTGCTCGGAGCGCGCGGCGGATTCCTTCGTGCGCGCCGCCATTACGCCGACACGAGATCGCGCGCACCGAACCGGCGCAGCGGGCGTCGTACGCACCTCGACTACGATCCCCTAGGGTCACCGCTCTCTGCAGCGAGTCGCTTATGCCGCTCCGCGATCCCCGCGATGTCTGCTCTCAGCGCTTTCCAGTGACGCCGTCGAATGCGCAGCTCCCCTCGCGCGTCCTGCGATCCTTTCGCCGACACCAGCCCCAAAAAACGAAGGGGCGGCCTGGGCCGCCCCTTCGTCTTCGTCGATCCGTAAGCGCGGACCCGTTACAACGAGTCGCTGAAGTCCTTGACTTCCTTTTCGGCGCGATCCTTCGCCCAGCCGTACTTCTCCTGCAGCTTGCCGGCTAGGTACTGCGCGTTGCCTTCCGCGACATCCAGATCGTCGTCGGTCAAGTCGCCCCACTTGGCCTTGGCCTGACCCTTCAGCTGCGTCCACTTGCCGGCAATGATGTCCTTGTTCATGACGATGCTCCGCATAGTTGAGTTGGAAACGCGAGCGAAGAAGCGCTCGGGTTGGATGCAGTGTGTCGATGCGCCTGTTGCCGATGCGTGAGCATTCGACTGAACGATTCAGTCATTTTTCCACTGGAATTTCATCGAGCTTTGGATCGCTTTGATCAACGACGGCGAGATGTGCTGAGCAATGCGACTGGCGTCATCGCAGAGCGTGATTGCGTGCGTTTCGTGAGGCGTGAGTAACGACCGCCTCAGGCGGTGCGTTCTCTTCTCACTATCGGAATTGGCGGCGACTTTTCCGATGTCTTCGTATCGACGACGTAGGCTCCGCGCTATCGGGCAGCTATTTGCAGCCGCTAGCGAAAAACAGATCGTATCGCGCAGCAGCGAATGATGGGCTCGGAAAACGCCGACGAAGCGTCCCTTGAAAAGCATGGGCCGATCAGGTCGACGAAGGCATCTATCGCAGGCGCGAACAGCGGCTTCGGCAGCCGTATACGATATTCGCTTGTCGACGCCATTCGATTTAGACGACTGCGTTTCATGCGCTTGCAATAAATTATTCGATTGGCGGTCGTCGCAACACGCAACGAACCGCGGCGCGGCGAGGCGAGCGAACGCGCCGTACGCAATCCGCATCTGTGATCGAACGCACCTGAAATCCATGCCTTCGGCGCGCAAAACGAACTTGTCGCCAAAGAAAATGCGGATCCGATCAAACAATCGACTTGCCTCGACACTTGATCGCGCAATGGGATAAGATTCCTGACGCAAAAAATGACAGCGCTGTCATGAATGTTGCGGAAATTCGGATCGCAAGCTTTGCGCAAGCTTTGGACCGCACACTGATCGGCGGAAAAGTTTGCGCGGCGAACGAGGTTCAGGGGGATTCGAAGTTTTCGTGTCGGGAATGCAGGACGCGATGCGCCGCATGCGGGCGCTGCGTCCCGGTCCGCGGCGGCGGTGCGCCGGTCCGCCGCGGCATTCGCGCTCCCGCGCGCTTCTACCCTGCCCTCCTGCGGCCTGTGTGCGCATCCGCCGCGTGCGGCGGCGCGCCGCGGCCGCGCGACCGGATCGCCCATCGCCCAGGCCGCTGTATCTGTCGACTCCGCCGCCTCCGCCGTATCGCATCATCATCGTGACAGGTCGTATCGATGCTACTTCCAGAACAGTCGCAACGTCCCAAGGTGTTGGTGGTCGAGGACGACCAGGCGCTGGCGCACGTCATCATGGGGCATATCCGCACCCAGGGCATGGACGCCTACGCGGCCACCGACAGCGCCGAGATGAGCGAATCGATGCGGCAGCGCAGCCACGACATCGTGCTGCTGGACCTGATGCTGCGGCAGGAGAACGGCCTGGACCTGTTGCGCGCGTTGCGTCGCGATTCCGACGTTCCGGTGATCATCATGACCGGGCACCGCCGCGACGAGATCGATCGCGTCGTCGGCCTCGAGCTCGGCGCCGACGACTACATGCCCAAGCCGTTCGGCCTGCACGAGCTGACCGCGCGCGTGCGCGCGGTGCTGCGCCGGCATTCGGCCTCGCTGATGGCCGGCGTGCAGGCGGCCAAGCGCGCGATCTACCGCTGGAACGACTGGCAGTTCGACCGCGCCGCGCGCGCGCTGACCTCGCCCGAGGGCGAATCGGTGGTCCTGACCAAGGGCGAGCACGCGCTGCTGTGCGCCTTCATCGACGCGCCGGGCAGGCCGCTGAGCCGCGACCATCTGCTGCGCACCACCCGCATCCACGACGACGTGTTCGACCGCAGCATCGACGTGCAGATCCTGCGGCTGCGGCGCAAGCTCGAACGCGATCCGGTCAATCCGCAGGTGATCGTCACCCAGCGCGGGCACGGCTACGTGTTCGCGCCTGCGGTGGAGTGCATTTGAGCGGGGCCGCGGCGCGGGCGTTAGCGGCGAGCGGCCGGATCGTCGGCCAGGCCGCGTCGCGGATCGGCGCCCGCGGCGGCGCGGCCGGCTGACCCAACGCCATGAAGACCATCGTCTTCATAAGCGCGACGATGCTGGCCGCGCTGCTGTCGCTGGCGTTGTACATCTACTCCCTCGACGGCGCGATCCAGCGCTGCGACCGCTCGCTGAGCGCGCTGGCGGCGCTGAAGATGGCCGATACCGACATCGAGAGCGACGTGCTGAAGACCCGCATCGGCGCGTTGCGCGATTACCGCGGCCTGTTCGCCGGCGACCGTCGCGCGCGCGATGCGCTGGAGAGGCTGCGCCGGCTGGCGCGCGCGGACGCCGAACTGGGCGCGCGCATCGTCCGCCTGGCGGGCGACTACGAGGCCAAGCAGATCCAGCTGGCGCGCTTTCGCGTGCAGAACGCGCTGCTGTCGGATGCCATGCGCACCTTCTCGGCCGAGAGCGGCCGGCAACTGGCGGCCGAACGCGATGTCCGCGCGGTGCGCGCGATCGGCGCGTTGACCGGCTCGGTCCACCGGCTGTGCCAGGACGACAGCGTGGACGCCCTGCGCGAAGTGCACCAACGCTTCGACGCGATGGCGCAGGCCGGCGGCGCCGGTCCGTTGCTCGTGCACGCGCGCGAACTGGCGCAGCTGCTGCCGCAGACGCATGCGACGATCCTCAAGCTGCAGCCGCTGCCGCACCTGCCCAGCTATGCCGCGGTGCAGACCTACCTGGCGCGGCATCGCGAAAGCTTGGCCGAACGTTCGTTGCAGGCGCGCAGCGGCCTGATCCTGCTCGCCATCGCCATGCTGGCGACCCTGGTGTACCTGGCCAAGATGCTGCACGAGCGCGCCCGCGCGCTGCGCCGGCGTTCGGAGTTCGACCGCCTGATGATGGCGATCTCGCGCGACCTGCTCGGCTGCGAACGTGCCAGGACCGATGCGGTCGTCGCCGCCAGCCTCGCCCGCCTGTCGCAGTCGCTGGGCAACGTCGAGACCGGGCTGGTGCTGTCCTGCGGCCAGGCGCGGCCGCGTTCGTGGTCGGGCGCGGAGGATCCGGCCTTCGCCGCGTTCGCCCAGGCGCTGATCGCCGGCGCCCCGCCCGGCGCGGGACCGGGCCACGACGCTTTCGTCGTCGACGAGCGCGGGCGCAGCGTGGAGCTGCGCGCCGGCGACCGCGCGCCGCTGCGTCGGGCGCGCTGGCTGTGCCTGCGCCGACGCTCGGAGTCGGGCGCCACCGCGCTGTTGTGCTGCACCCGGCCGCGCCAGCGCGCCAGCGCCGCGGCCTACTCCGAATTCGTCCTGCTGCGCTCGGCGCTCGATACCCTGGCCGACGCGCTGGAACGCCAGCGCCTGGAAGACGAGGCGCGCGTGCTCGAACACCGGCTCGG contains these protein-coding regions:
- a CDS encoding efflux RND transporter periplasmic adaptor subunit codes for the protein MPIAPPSSPKSRLFIAAAVCAALAAMLAWRFWPSAPAAAAAEQAAVPVRAAAAKRESFAVTLKALGTVTPLSYVTLRSRVEGELVEVAFQEGQQVRAGQLLARIDPSTYQVQLAKAEGQQQENLATLDNARRELARYRELKSGHYVSAQDVSNREAQVRQLEGRRRSDQAAVDEARVRLGHTRIVAPVSGRVGLRGIDQGNLVGAGNTAGEAIASIAQTSPISVMFTVAENELPALLEAVRRQPDLPVEAWDREERTRLASGRVASIDNRIDSATGTLRIRAVFENADAALFPQQFVNVRLSTQRSDAVVIPDAAVQFGAKGNYVFVIGADSKVAIRPLKLGAAQDGRIAVHEGLKPDERVVLEGLDRLREGSAVEVIADAAAGGPAAAAPAAGSR
- a CDS encoding efflux RND transporter permease subunit — translated: MNVAGVFIRRPVATVLLAVAVVLAGLLAYARLPVAPLPQVDYPSIQVWAELPGASPESMAATIATPLERALGSIPGIVEIESSSSQGATEIELTFALGRDIEAAAREVQAAINAARSQLPAGMPEMPQFGKSTPSQAPIMALALSSPRHTPGQLYDMAASLLSARVAQIPGVAKVELGGGSLPAVRVALDPNALNHHGIALDEVAAAIRRAHTLRPLGEVGDAHRRWQIEAPQQLSRAQEFAPLIVAWRDGRPVRLGDVASVGEGVENRYAAGFHNDRDAVLMVITRQPDANIVETIDAVRARLPALQALLPPDVSMTVTAERSPSIRATLAEARTTLILAIALVALVVFAFLGDVRAALLPTLSIPVALFGALAVIWLCGFSLNTLSLMALIVASVLVVDDAIVVLENIARHREAGLSPVQAALRGAGEVGSTLLSMNLALAAVFVSIMFVDDFARLLFREFSITLVAAMAVSVAVSLSLTPSLCARLSGGRPADAGPRGRTDAAFQRLRRGYARSLAAALRRWPWLALGFAALLGLNLWLFAAVPKGVVPSQDTGQLRGFARGDDGLSFQVMQPKIAQYRELLTQDPAISHIGGFIGGDNGINNAFILVNLKPLSERKASSDEIMARLREKMPKVPGGVLWLWVDQDINLPGDGDEGGHELILMSDSVARLREWTPKVRNALARLPQLADVESSGDEGARQVVLDIDRTAAARLGVDMRTIATVLDNSFSQRQIATRYERLNQYRVVLELDPRLTRSPDTLQRVHALNAAGERVPLSAFASMRYRIAPDRINHTDQFAAATVSFALAPGASLQQASDAIGRAMAGVMLPSDVRARLGGQAGDLDQRGQRFAWLILGAMLAVYLLLGMLYESWLQPLTILSTLPAAGLGALAALYAFGGELNLISLLGLFLLVGVVMKNTILMVDFALAGQRERGLDAREAAIEAATLRLRPILMTTLAALLGTAPLLLSTGEGWEMRRPLGLAIVGGLIVSQWLTLYTTPCIYLLLSRWSDPVRRDATPVVRET
- a CDS encoding response regulator, producing the protein MLLPEQSQRPKVLVVEDDQALAHVIMGHIRTQGMDAYAATDSAEMSESMRQRSHDIVLLDLMLRQENGLDLLRALRRDSDVPVIIMTGHRRDEIDRVVGLELGADDYMPKPFGLHELTARVRAVLRRHSASLMAGVQAAKRAIYRWNDWQFDRAARALTSPEGESVVLTKGEHALLCAFIDAPGRPLSRDHLLRTTRIHDDVFDRSIDVQILRLRRKLERDPVNPQVIVTQRGHGYVFAPAVECI
- a CDS encoding multidrug efflux RND transporter permease subunit, whose product is MNLSRIFILRPIATTLAMIALLLSGLLAYRLLPAAALPQVDYPIVQVSTFYPGASPTVMAAAVTAPLERRLGQIPGLAQMSSSSSSGASVITLQFSLEVDLGVAEQEVQAAINAASGLLPDDLPMPPVYRKVNPADAPVLTLAVSSDTLSLPELYDLIDTRVAQRIAQLPGVGMVALAGGQRPAVRVQVNPVALAANGLSVAEVRKAIGAANINAPKGSFDGPTRAIMLDANDQLRSPQEYRDLVLRWRDGAPLRLGDVASVEDGAENRMLAAWSGRRPAILVNIQRQPGANVIDVVDRVRALLPQLSASLPAGAEVSVLGDRTESIRASIRGVQKELALAIALVVMVTLLFLRNVPATLIPSVAVPLSLVGSFGVMYLSGFSLNNLSLMALTIATGFVVDDAIVMLENIARHLERGEKPLDAALKGARQIGFTLISLTFSLIAVLIPLLFMGDVVGKLFHEFAITLAVAIAISLVVSLTLTPMMCALFLRHGHPGRREQDGQDPNGRDQARHRKPDPFDRMIAHYDRGLDWVLRHQGWTLLATLATLLLTAALYLAVPKGFFPIQDTGLIQGVTQAPQSVSFAAMAQRQQAVAATLLDDPDVAGLSSFIGVDGQNATLNSGRMLIYLKPHGQREAAAGEILQRLKQRAARVAGIELYLQPAQELSLDDRIGRTQYQLSLTAPSEQALGDWTERLLQRLQREPALAGATSELQRDGLQAYVEIDRAAAARLGVSVADVADALYDAFGQRQVSTMFTQANQYRVVLEARPQFQRGPQDIGRIHVAGADGEPVPLSAIARVEQRPAALLIQQIGQFPATVVSFDLAPGASLDRAVAAIERAWAELDAPASVQLQFQGAAGAFRDSLSSTLWLVLAAVLVMYIVLGVLYESYIHPITILSTLPSATVGALLALWLSGRSLDLIAIIGIVLLIGLVKKNAIMMIDFALEAERGQGMSPREAIRQAALLRFRPILMTTLAALFGAVPLMFASGSGAELRQPLGWVMVGGLLLSQLLTVFTTPAIYLFFDRIARRRSAASATEADAPGPATA
- a CDS encoding DAHL domain-containing protein, which encodes MKTIVFISATMLAALLSLALYIYSLDGAIQRCDRSLSALAALKMADTDIESDVLKTRIGALRDYRGLFAGDRRARDALERLRRLARADAELGARIVRLAGDYEAKQIQLARFRVQNALLSDAMRTFSAESGRQLAAERDVRAVRAIGALTGSVHRLCQDDSVDALREVHQRFDAMAQAGGAGPLLVHARELAQLLPQTHATILKLQPLPHLPSYAAVQTYLARHRESLAERSLQARSGLILLAIAMLATLVYLAKMLHERARALRRRSEFDRLMMAISRDLLGCERARTDAVVAASLARLSQSLGNVETGLVLSCGQARPRSWSGAEDPAFAAFAQALIAGAPPGAGPGHDAFVVDERGRSVELRAGDRAPLRRARWLCLRRRSESGATALLCCTRPRQRASAAAYSEFVLLRSALDTLADALERQRLEDEARVLEHRLGRARDMETIGTMASGISHNFNNIIGAIRGNVETAQLRLAPHAHAQANLAEIGRALEHAAELVEAILSFGRTQNHHVRPVEINELAKRSRSLLVAALPASVEFELRPAPSALQVWGNPAQLQQVILNLGTNAAQAMSMRGPILIQVTRIDGESAPERVRIEVIDRGVGIPAPQLDRIFDPFFTTRKGGTGLGLATVKQIVGNHNGRIQVDSRPGLGTRFVVDLPLCEGDCAAGDGHETWLVLCADPAARERLEDLLAALGHEPIGYADADHAAHAIAERTDHFDGALVQSEDARCAAGEVATLHALLPGRPILLALHNPGLTPAPDLGYAVAEILRAPVRAESLARALARSSQDYGYRPGALHM
- a CDS encoding CsbD family protein; translation: MNKDIIAGKWTQLKGQAKAKWGDLTDDDLDVAEGNAQYLAGKLQEKYGWAKDRAEKEVKDFSDSL